The following are encoded together in the Ovis aries strain OAR_USU_Benz2616 breed Rambouillet chromosome 15, ARS-UI_Ramb_v3.0, whole genome shotgun sequence genome:
- the LOC132657860 gene encoding uncharacterized protein LOC132657860 produces MGQGQALEVSSSFSSPLSTPRPWLVWTICWDRCLDLSGPSLAVLGVGEAWCLGLSPGPLWWGLGLWLHCNNVSVSFPSVAGSGECTLFQGGGEGGVEAVVVSGRRPKPPFLLFTWSRSGPELQAHIHYTNRQSQPYTHSPSPRWLRGRVMVAWWWQVLWGGQCQPLPGAPTLTLRMRLMLPRPSPGAAGVYPPSSLLPKPGVAQGTSSLASGPHTSTKREHKLDMVAATPLLFFCVSSWQCHSSTPSTATCCSFKLLSLSCYLLPISQGGPWGSERHGRGTGVTDAPRTCLSFLGWLGSRLILLLIPSSLRALVSPSSCAHTSLSSLPCNGFSPSHRDAHCICGISLIINKTYIYTVCCVEMCVALALGTMGYEVVFKALGKKSMRFRELWQQWTGSPRWKSSWPTTLRRCGAAFKHVLKWTHSP; encoded by the exons ATGGGGCAGGGACAGGCTCTGGaagtctcttcttccttctcctcaccTCTCTCCACCCCTAGACCCTGGCTGGTCTGGACAATCTGTTGGGACAGGTGTCTGGATCTGTCTGGGCCATCCCTCGCAGTCCTAGGGGTTGGAGAGGCCTGGTGCCTTGGGCTGTCCCCCGGACCCCTTTGGTGGGGGCTGGGCCTGTGGCTCCACTgcaataatgtctctgtttctttcccATCTGTTGCTGGAAGTGGAGAATGCACTTTATTCCAGGGTGGcggtgagggtggggtggaggcGGTGGTGGTGAGTGGGCGAAGACCCAAGCCTCCTTTCTTGCTGTTCACGTGGTCCCGCAGTGGTCCTGAGTTACAGGCACATATACACTACACAAACAGGCAATCTCAACCCTACACACACTCGCCGTCCCCCCGATGGCTCAGAGGAAGGGTGATGGTGGCATGGTGGTGGCAAGTGCTGTGGGGAGGGCAATGCCAACCTCTTCCTGGGGCTCCCACTTTGACTCTAAGGATGAGGCTGATGCTGCCCAGGCCGTCTCCAGGAGCTGCAGGTGTCTACCCCCCGTCTTCCCTCCTTCCCAAGCCTGGGGTGGCCCAGGGCACCAGCTCCCTGGCATCAGGACCCCACACAAGCACAAAGCGCGAGCATAAGTTGGACATGGTCGCTGCCACCCCACTGCTCTTCTTTTGTGTGTCAAGCTGGCAATGTCACTCCTCCACCCCTTCCACGGCCACTTGCTGCTCATTCAAACTCCTGTCCCTGTCCTGCTACCTGCTTCCTATCAGCCAAGGTGGGCCCTGGGGGTCAGAGCGGCATGGCCGGGGCACCGGAGTGACAGATGCACCTAGAACATGTCTGAGTTTCCTGGGATGGCTGGGGTCCAGGCTCATTCTACTGCTGATTCCCTCTTCCCTTAGGGCACTTGTCAGCCCTTCATCCTGTGCACATACCTCTCTATCTTCCTTACCCTGCAACGGATTCTCCCCATCACACAGAGATGCCCATTGTATTTGTGGGATTTCACTCATTATTAATAAAACCTATATTTATACAGTATGCTGTGTGGAAATGTGTGTGGCTCTGGCACTCGGTACCATGGGCTATGAGGTGGTCTTCAAAGCTCTTGGCAAGAAGTCTATGCGCTTTAGGGAGCTGTGGCAACAATGGACGGGAAGTCCTAGATGGAAATCAAGCTG GCCCACTACCCTGCGGAGGTGCGGGGCAGCTTTCAAACATGTTTTGAAATGGACCCACTCTCCCTGA